In Terriglobales bacterium, the sequence CAGGACCAGGTACTTCCTGAGGTTCACAGGGACCTTCTCAGACCTCGACCGCTTCTGCGGTGTGGTCGCGAACGGAATCGTCCGCCGGGCCGGAAGGCGGCGCCGCGGGAGGCCCCGTCTGGGCGCGACGGTCTTTCACGTAGCGTTTGCGCTGCGAGCGCAGCGCCAGGAAAGCCTTGGCTTCTTTGTACAGACGCTTGCGCTCGGTGGAGTCGAAGACCGCCTTCCGGACGATGCGGAAGACCGCCTTGGGGCGGAAGTAGTACTCGTCGTAGAAGCGGTGTACCGCCTCCATGATCTCCTCGCGCGGCAGGCCGGGATACTCGATGTGGGCGAGCTGGTGGCCGCCTTCGTCCACCATCTGCTGCTCGTTGATGATGAAGCCGTTCTTCTTGGCGAAGTCGTAGAGCTCGGTGCCGGGATAGGCGTGGGCGATGGACACCTGGATGGTCTCGACGTCCAGGGACTTCGCGAAGCGGATGGTCTTCTCCACGGTCTCGCGGGTCTCGCCGGGCAGGCCCAGGATGAAGTCGCCATGCACCACCAGCCCCAGCTTCTTGCAGTCCTTGGTGAACTGGACGGCGCGCTCGACCGTCGCCCCCTTCTTGATGTTCTTCAGGATCTGCTGGTCGCCGGACTCGTAGCCCACGATCAGCAGGCGGCACCCGGCTTCCTTCATGGCCTTCAGGGTCTCGTAGTCAGTGGTGACGCGCGAGGTGCAGGACCAGGTCAGCTTCAGCGGCTTCAGCTTCTCGCACAGCTCGATGGTGCGCGCCTTCTGGATGTTGAAGGTGTCGTCGTCGAAGAAGAATTCCTTCACGTAGGGCCAGTATTCCTTGGCCTTGGCCATCTCGCGGGCGACGCGCTCGCTGGAGCGCTTGCGCCAGGGATGCCCGCTCAGGGTCTGCGGCCACAGGCAGAAGGTGCACTGCGCCGGGCAGCCGCGGGTGGTGTAGAGCGAGACGAAGGGATAGAGCAGGAAGGGGACGTTGTAGCGGCGCACATCCAGGTCGCGCCGGTAGACGTCGGTGACGTCGGGCAGCGCGTCCAGATCGGCGAGCTGGGGGCGGTCGGGGTTGTGGGCGATGCCCCCGTTCTTGCGATAGGAGATGCCCAGGATCTCCGCCAGGGGCTTGCCCTGGGCGAACTCGGCCACCGAGTAGTCGAACTCGCGGCGGCAGACGAAGTCGATGGCGGCGCACTCCTTGAGCGCGCGCTCCGGCTCGGTGGTCACGGGCGGGCCCACGAAGGCGATCTTGATCGAGGGGTTGGCGCCCTTGATGGCCTCCGCCAGCTTGTGGTCGCCACGCCACCCCGGGCTGCTGGTGAACAGCACCAGGAACTCGTAGTCCTTGGCGATCTGGATGGTCTCCTGGGCGGAGACGTGGTGCGGGGGCGCGTCCAGCAGGCGCGAGCCCTCCAGCATCCCGGCGGGGTAGGCCAGCCAGACCGGATACCAGTAGGATTCGATCTCGCGGGTGGCCGGCCAGCGCGAACTGGCACCCCCGTCAAAATTCTCGAACGACGGCGGATTGAGGAATAAGGTCTTCAGTGGCATGGTGCCCGTATAATCCGTAAGTCTAACATCCTACGGGGCATTGCGAAAAGAAAAGCGGGGAGAGGGGAATGGGGAACCCAGGCGGGGAACCCCGGCATTAAGCGGCCCTCCGACCTCGGCGGCGGAAACCCAGCGCCGCGGCCCACAGCACGCAACCCGCCGCCACCGAGATCAGCCCCGCCACCTGCGCGTTGCTCCACATCAGCAGGGCGTCGTGGGCGGGGGCGATGACGCCCGCACCTCCGAAGCCCAGATAATAGCGCGGATTGATGCGAATGAACTCCACCAGGAAGCGGGCCAGGCCGGTCAGGATCAGGTAGTGGGAGAGCACCAGGCCCGCGGGCCGCTGGATCTCGGTCGCACGTCTCCCCTCCCGCCAGAGGAGCCAGAAGATCAACAGCCAGGCCAGGCACTCGTAGATGGGAGTGGGATGCACCCGCTCGGTGGTGGGCACCAGCCCGTTGGGAAAGCTCATGCCCCAGGGCAGGGAGGTGGGGACGCCGTAGTCGCCGTCGCCTGCCAGCAGGCAACCCAGGCGGCCGATGGCGTAGCCCACAGTGGCCGCCGGGGCGCAGACGTCGAGCATGGTCAGGTAGGGAATGCGATAGTGGCGGGAGAAAAGCCCGAGGGCGAGCAGCCCGCCCAGCACCGCCCCGAACCAGGCAAAGCCGGTATTGCTGAAGAAGATCAAGGGATGAGCCAGGAACTCGCGCGGGCTCTCCAGGTCGTGGTAGAGCTTGGAGCCCACCAGGCCGGCCACCGCGATGCCCAGGATGATGAAGTAAGCGTCGCCGGCGAGCCGCCGGCGGCGCAGGTCGGCCTGCAGGGCATAGAAGCCCGCGACCAGTCCAAGCCAGACCATCAGGCCGTAGGTGCCCAGAGTCAGCGGGCCGAGGTGGATGTAGGGATACAGACTTCCTCCAAGGAATGCAGAATGCAGAATTGAGAATGCAGAATGAACGCGCACCGTTCTGCATTCTCCATTCTCAATTCTTCATTTTCCCGTCAGCGCCCACTCCTGCAGCTTGCCGGCGGTCTTGAGCAACTGCATCTGCGCCTGGTCGAGCTGGAAGGTGGCGTCGAGCAGGGCCAGGTACTTGTCGTTCTCCAGCAGGCGGGCGCGCTCCTGGTCGCGGACGGTGGCGGTGCCCGCCACCAGCCGGATGCCGACCGCGTCGGCGTCGGCGCGAGCCAGGGTGTACTCCAGGCGGGCCACCTCGCGGGCGGCCGCCAATTGCTTGACCGCGCCCTCGAGCTTGAGGGTCTCGACCGAGAGGCGGTTCTTGACGTCCTCCGCCTGTTTCTGGGCGCGCAGGGCGGTGGCGTCCGCGGCCTGGGCGCGCGCCTTCTGCGAAAAGTTGAACAGCGGGAAGCGGATCTCCAGCCCGAAGGTGACGTTGTTGCGCTGGAACTTCTTGAAGTACTGGTCGTAGTTGTTGAACTTGGAGAACAGGCCGTATTGGCCGGCCAGGTCGATGGAGGGATAGAGCATGCGGTGCTCACCCTTGGCGCGGAAGACCATGGCGGCGGCGCGCTCGTTGGCCACCCGGACCTCCGGGTCCTGGTCGAGGGTCTTCTCGGAGACTTCCTCGGCCGGGACCGCAGGCAGTTCGGGAATAGACTCGGTGACCGTCTCGATGCTGTCGGCGGGCAGCCCGGTGAGCTGCGCCAGGCGGGCGCGCAGGACGGCGGCGCGGCTCTCGGCATCGGCCAGGTTCAGGCGCACGCGCGCGGCCGTGAGCTTGGCGCGGGTGATCTCCAGCTCGTTGTCCACCCCGGCCTGCACTCGCATGCTGACCACCTGCTCGACGCGCTGTGCCGAGCCCGCCTGCTCTTGCAGCACGTGCAGGGTGCTGCTCAGCTTGTCGAGCTCGGCGTAGACCAGGGCCGTCTCCAGGATGACCTGGTTGCGGCGGTCTTCCACGCTGATGCCGCTGGCGTTCCAGTCCGTGCGCGCGGCTTTCAGGAACTGCTGCACCGCCGGGTTGTACAGGTACTGCTGGGTGGTGACGTTGAAGACCGAAGGAGCCGCGCCTTCCAGGCTCATGGGGAAGCCGTAGCTGGCGGCGACCCCCGAGCCCACGATGATGGTGGGCAGATAGCCGTTGCGCGTCTCCAGGTAGGACTGGTGGGCGGCCTCCTGGTCGGCGGCGGCGATGGCCATGTCGCCACTGTGGTGCAGCGCCAGTTCGATGGCGCGGCGGAAGGGCAGAGGATCGCCGGCGGCGGCCGGCCGGCCCAGCGCCGCCAGCATGCAGACCAGGGTCAGCAGCCACACCGTGGAGCGAAGAAGGGCTTTCATGACACCACCTCGGAGATGGAGTTCCAGGGTCGGAGAAGGGAGTATAGCAACTGGGGAAGATGCAGGCGCGGCCGAAGCGACGGGGTTCCGGCCTCAGGGTTGCAGGCGCCGGATGCCTTCCTTGGCGGGCTTGTAGTCGGCGGCCAGCGCCAGGGCCGCTCGGTACTCGGCCAGCGCACCCGGGCGGTCGCCCTGTTTTTCCAGGACCGCTCCCAGCAACTGATGGGCCTGATTCAGAGGAGCGGACTCCACCGGCCTCCCCGACTCCAGGTACCGACGCAGCGACTGGGCCGCCAGGGGCAGGTTGCGGTCGGCGCGCAGCAGGAGCCCAGCCGCGTCGAAGAGGTCGTCGCCGTTCTTGTGGTCGGCGGCCAAGGCCTGCTGGATGGCCTGCTCCATGTCGTCGTACCGCTTGACCCGGCGGAAGAAAGAAGCCAGGTCGATCCAGGTGGGGGCCGAGCCGTGGCTGGCCTCGATGGCGGCGCGGTAGAAGCGCTCGGCTTCCCCGGGGTCGCCCTCTTTCTCCGCCAGCCGCGCCAGCACCCACATGGAGACCGGGGGATTGAGGGAGGCGATCGCCTGCGCCTGGATGCGGGCCTTGTCGCTGCTGCCGCCCAGGAACCCCGGGGCCTCGATGTAGAACTCGGCCAAGTTGGAGCGGGCCTCGACGTTGGAGCCGTCGAGTTCGACCGCGCGCTCGAATTCGCGCTTGATGCGGCCCACCATGCGGGCGGCGGTGAAGAAATTGGAGTGCTCCGCCTTCAGGCCGTCGGCGCGGGCCAGCCACATGTGGTAGTTGCTGTTGTCGGGCTGCAGGGCGATGCTGCGCTCGGCGGCGTGGACGGCGTCGTCCCAGCGCTCCTCCGCGTAATAGGCACGGGCCAGCAGGTTGAAGCCCTCGGCGTCGTTGGGGGAGGCGGCCACGCGCGCCCGCAGCAGGTTCACTGCCTCATCGATGCGGCCGGCGGCGATCATCTCCGCGGGTGCGGGCGCAGCGGGACGCGGGGGAAGGGCGGGGGCCGCGCCTGCCAGCCCCAGCAGCACCAACACCGTAGAGAAGATCCGGGTCATCGCTGGACGACGCGCACCGGCAGGCCGGAACGCAGCACCTGGCCGTTGGTCGAGCCCAACGCCACCACCGCGTCGTCCTCCAGGCCGCGCACCACCTCGATGCGGGTGAGGTCGGCGACCGAGGTTTCCACTTCGCGCCGCTGCAGTTCGCCGTCCACGACCTGGAAGACGTAATGCTGCCCGTCTTCCTGGTGGACCGCCTCGCGCGGTACGGTGAGAGCGTGGTCGTGGCGGGCGGTGGTGATGGTGACGCTGACGTTCACGTTGGGCAGCAGCTTGTGGTCCGGGTTGGGAATCTCGCAGGTGATCTGGCCGACGGTGCGAGTGCCCAGCAGGCTGACGGTGGTGGGCACGCGCGTCACCGTGCCCGCCCAGGTGCGCCCCGGAATGGCGTCCCACGCCAGGGTCACCTTCTGGCCGCGCTCCAGGCGCCCGATGTCGGGCTCGTCGACGTAGGCGGCCACCTGCACGGTGGAGAGGTCGGCCACCTGCACCAGCAGGTCGCCGGCGGCGACGTACATGCCCGGGTGGACGGGCAGGTTGTAGACGGTGCCGTCGCTGGTGGCGGTGACGTTGGACTGGCGCACCACCTCCTGGGCGGCGGCGTAGGCGGCACGGGCGTCGGCGGCCTGGGCTTGCACCTTGGCCACCTCGGGACGCGAGTAGCGGTCGCTCTTCTTCTGTTCCAGCACGCTCAGTTGGGCCTGGGCGGTCTTGAGGCGGTTCTCTGCGTTCTGCACCTCCGCCGCGGTGGCCGCCCCGTTCTGCTTGAGCTGCCGCATGGCGTCGAGATTGCGCTGCGCCGCCTCCACCTCGCCCTGCGCCTTCACCAGCTCCGCCTGGCGGTCCAGGACTTCCTCGTGGGTGCCGCCCACTTGCACCGCGTGCAGGGCGGCTTCGGCGGAGCGCAGTTGCGCCAGGGCGCGGGCCGCTTGGGCGGCGGCGTCGGCGTCGTCGAGCTGCAGCAGCAGTTGCCCCTTCTTCACCCAGTCGCCCTCGCGCACCAGCACCCGCCGCACGGTGGTGGCCAGGGGGGCGTGCGCCTCGAAGCCGTCCACCGGCTGGATCTTGCCGTTGGTGGAGATGGTATTCAGGATGGTCCGGCGCAACGCCTTCTCCGCGCGTACCGGTACCCGGCCGCGGCGCGCCGAGATGAAGGCCGCCAGCAGCAACACCCCCAGCGCGACCGCGAGCACGATGACGGAGGCGCGGTGCTTGCGCGCGAAAGCGATGGCATGATCCAAGGGCATCGGACGGCCGACGGCAGGAGAACCCTTAAGTATAAATGAATCGGAGTATCGGGCCGGTTGCAAGAGCGGCACTCCTTGCCTTTCCCCGGAGGACCGCCGGGCTCAGCCTCCCGCCGGGGCGTGCGGACTTCGGCGCTTTGAGCTTAGATGCGCGCTCCTCCCTAGGGGTGGCCGCGGTGTGACAGAATCCAGCCGGAGACAGAGTGTTCGAGTAGAATGGCGGAGATGCCGCGCGCCAAACGCTACACCCCGAAGCACGCTCGCGCCGGGCTCGGGGGGCCCTTTCCCGCCATCGAGACCTGGCCCAACCAGTTTCCCGCCTACGAGATCGTCATCGACGTTCCCGAGTTCACCTCGGTGTGTCCCAAGACCGGGCTGCCGGACTTCGGCACCCTCACCATCCGCTACATGCCGGCGCGGCAGTGTCTGGAATTGAAGTCGGTGAAGGAGTACGTGCTCGCCTACCGCAACCTGGGGATCTTCCAGGAGAACGTGGTGAACCGGGTGCTGGAGGACGTGGTGCGGGCCGCCCGCCCGGTGTGGGCGGTGGTGCGGGGGGAGTTCCGGCCGCGCGGCGGCATCGGCACGGTGGTGGAAGCGCGCTGGCCGCGGCCGAGAGGGAAGCCTCCCGCCTGAGCGCCCCGCCGCCCCGGGGACCGCCAGCCGCGGCATGGTATAGTCCCGGCCTGCGCATGCCCCCCAAGATCTATCCCCGGACCATGCTGGCGCTGCTCACCGCCATCAACTTCTTCAACTACATCGACCGCTCGGTGCTGTTCGCGGTGCAGCCGCTGATCCAGAAAGAATTCCACCGGCATGACCTGGACTTCGGCCTGCTCTCCACCGCCTTCTTCGGGACCTACATGGTGGCAGCGCCGTTCCTGGGAGCGCTGGCCGACCGCTTCCCGCGCCGGATCATCATCACCACCGGCATCCTGCTGTGGAGCGGAGCCACGCTGCTGACCGCCTTTGTCACGGATTTCAACGGTTTGCTGGTACGACACACCATCGTGGGCATCGGCGAGGCCAGCTACGCCGCGGCGGCGCCTTCGATCATCGCCGACTTGTTTCCGGAGCAGCGTCGCGGCCGCATGCTGGCCGTTTTCTTCATGGCCATCCCGGTGGGGACGGCGGTGGGCTACCTGATCGGCGGGATGCTGGGCGAGCGCTACGGCTGGCGCGCGCCCTTCTACGTGGGAGCGATCCCTGGTTTTCTGCTGGCGCTCACGCTGGTCTTTCTGCGCGAGCCCGAGCGCGGTCTCTCCGACCGGCTGCGCGAGACCCCGGAGCGCGCCAGCCTGCTGCACCTGGCGCGCAACGGCGCCTTCCTCACCGCCACCCTGGGCATGGCCATGATGACCTTCTGCCTGGGCGGCCTGCAGGTGTGGATGCCCACATTCCTCAACCGCGTGCGCGGCGTGGGCCTGGACCACGCCAACCTGATCTTCGGGGCTTCGACCGCCATCACTGGGACGGTCGGCACGCTGTTCGGAGGCTGGCTGGGCGACCGCCTGCTGCGCCGCACCCATGGAGCCTACTACCTGGTTTCGGCGGCCACCCTGGGCCTCGGAATCCCGGCGATGCTGGGGGCCATCTACCTGAGCGGACGGCCCATGTTTCCAGCGATCTTCATCGCCGAGTTCCTGCTGCTGATGAACACCGGTCCGCTCAACGCCGCCGTGATCAATTCAGTGGGCGCGCACATCCGCTCCACCGCCATCGCCGTCAACCTGTTCGTGATCCACCTGCTGGGCGACGCCTTCTCCCCCAGCCTGATCGGCTACATCTCCGACCGCAGCAACCTGCAGACCGGGTTCGTCTCGACGGTGGCCGCCATCGCGCTCTCCTCCGCCATCCTGCTCTACGGGATGCGCTTCGCCCCGCGCCTGCCCGCCAACCCCAACGCCGCGCCCGGAGCGGGGGCATGATCCAGGTCGCGGTCTGGACGCTGGGAGCTCTGCTGGCGGTGGTGTGGCTTTCGCGCGTCGTGGACGCCGCCCTGGGCATGCCGCAGGTGCCGAATCTGATCGAGGCGGCCTGGGACAAACCGGTAGCGGAGTCAAACGCGCCCCAGGTGAGCATCATCGTGCCCGCGCGCAACGAGGGAGAGTCCATCGCGCGTTGCCTGCAGTCATTGCTGGCCCTGGAGTATCCCGACTACGAGATCATCGCGGTGGACGACCGCTCCACCGACGCCACCGGGCGGATCATGGACCAGGTGGCTGCGACCGCGCCCCCATCCTCGCGGCTGAAGGTGATCCATGTGACGGAATTGCCGGCGGGCTGGCTGGGCAAGACCCACGCCATGTGGACGGCCGCCTCCCAGGCTGCGGGGGAGTGGCTGCTGTTCACCGACGGAGACATCTTCTTCCGTCCCGACACCCTGCGCCGCGTGATGGCCTGCGTGGAACAGAAGCGGCTCGATCACATGGTCCTGCTGCCCACCATGGAGATGGCGACACCCGGCGAGAGCATGATGATCGGCTTCTTCCAGGTGATGTTCACCTTCGGGCACCGCCCGTGGAAGGTCTCAGATCCCAAGACCAGGGACCACCTGGGGGCGGGTTGCTTCAACCTGGTGCGGCGCTCGGCGTATGAAACCGTGGGCGGCTATGAACGCCTGCGCCTGGCGGTGGTGGACGACATGAAGCTGGGGCAGATGGTGAAGGAACACGGCTACCGCCAGAACGTGGCCTTCGGGCGCGACCTCATCCGGCTGCACTGGGCTCCGGGCGCGCTGGGCGTGGTCCAGAACCTCACCAAGAACGCCTTCGCGGTGATGAACTTCAACCTGGCCAAGACGCTGGGCGCCGCCTTCCTCATGCTGGTGCTGAACATGGGCCCGTGGCTGGGGCTGGGGCTGGCGCACGGCTGGGCGCGGCTCGGCTACGGCCTGGCCGTGCTGGCCATCGCCCTGCTTTACCTGGGGATGTCCTGGTACTCGCCCATCTCGGCGCTCTACTTTGTGACCAATCCCCTAGGCGCGCTGATGTTCGCCTACATCCTGGTGCGCTCGGCCTTCCTGACGCTGGCGCGCGGCGGCGTGCTCTGGCGCGGCACGCTGTATTCCCTGAAGGAACTGCGGCGCGGGATGGTGTGAGCGCCTAGCGCGGCGGCTCGGGCTTTTCCACGTCCGGGGTAGGAGGCGTGTTACCCGGCGCTCCGGGCAGCGGGGGCGACTTGCTGGCGCCGCCGGTGGGGCGCTTGGGCTTAGGAGCGCCGGGAGCAGTGGCGCTGAAGCGACCGCGACGCTCCACGTCATAGTCCTTGGGGAGGGGCGGGAGCTTGGCGGCTTCCCCGCGAAGCTGGCGCGCGTGGCGCAGGATGATCTCGGCGCGCCCGCCGTAACTCTGGATGCGCCCCCAGACCTCGATGCTCTTGCCCTGCAGCCGGCGCACGTCGCCCACGTCCCTCAGGTCGCGGGTGAAGACCACCACCGTGAAGGGGCACTGGCGGTAGTCCTCGCAGAAATCCAGGAACCAGGCGCCGCCCTTCTCGCTCTCCTGGACCTTGAGCACGGTGCCGGTGACGCAGGCGTCGGCGCCGATCTTCTTGGGGGCTTCGGCGACGGGCAAGCAGCCCGCCCAAGCCAGGCTGCTCAGCAGCAGCCAGAGAGTGGCAAGGCTGTGCGCGCGTCTCAAGGCCGGGATGGCCGGGGTCAAGGTACCCTCCCAAGGGAGGACCTACCTTGCTAGTCTAACGCCGGGCGGGCTACTTGGTGGGCTCCATCTGCAGGGCGTTGTTGAAGCGGTTGAAGTAGTTGAAGAGGCCGATGACCGCGGCCAGCTCCACCACCTCACCCTCGTCGAAGTGGCGGCGCAGGTCAGCCCAGAGCTCCTCGTCCACGTGGTTGGAGTCGGTGGTCACGCGCTCGGCGAAGCGGAGGGCGACCTTCTCGCGGGCGGTGAAGTCGGCCCGCCCGGCGTACTCTGCCAGGTGGCCAAGCTGCTCCTCGCTCCATCCCAGCCGCCTTGCCAAGGCGGTGTGCGAGGCCAGTCAATACTCGCACTGGTTGATCTGGGAGACGCGCACGCTGAGCAGTTCCTTGAGCTTGGTCTCCACCGTGCCCGTCTCCATCACCGTGCGGAAGTGCGCGATCAGGGTCTTCAGGAACTGGGGGCGGTGGGCCGCGGTGCGGAACATGTTGGGGACGTTGCCGCGGACCTTGAGGTAATGCTCGTAGATGGCCTGGCTGTCGGCGTCAACCTGGGATTGGTCCAGTCGTGTGATGCGCATGGTGGACTCCTGGACGCGGCCCGGGTGGCCGCGTCCGCTGGGAAAAAGGCCTCGCGCCGCCGGGAAGGGCGGAGGCCGGGGGGCGCTGCGCCCGCCTATTTGAAGGACGCAACCGCGGCCGCTTCGTCGTCCTTGACGTCGAAGACGGTGTACAGCTTCGTGATCTGCAGCAGGTCGTGCACCTTCTTGGTGAGGTTGAGCAGCTTGAGTTCGCCGCCCTGGTTGCGCACGGTGGTGAACGCGCTGACCAGCTCGCCGATGCCGGAGCTGTCGATATAGGTCACGTCGCCCAGGTTCAACAGGATCTTCTTGTTGCCCTTGCCCACCAGGTCGCGCACCGTGTCCCGCAGGATCACGCTGCCCTCGCCCAGGGTGATGCGGCCGCTCAAATCCACGACCGTCACCCCGTTCACCTGTCTCGTGCTGGCCTTCATGGTCACTTGGAAGCCTCCTTGGTCTTCGCGGCGGGGCCGCGGTGTTTGATGAGGGTAAACTCGGTTCCCGGTTGCAGGGTGCGGATGCGCACCTCGTCCATGAACGAACGCATGAGAAAGATGCCGCGTCCCGATTGCTTGAGCAGGTTCTCCGGGGCCAGGGGATCGGGAATGTCCTTAGGATCCAGTCCCCGGCCCTGGTCGGCGATGGTCACCACCAGCGAACCTCCCGTATTCTCATAGGACACCGTCATCTTCTTGTTGGGATCATAGGCGTTGCCGTGCAGCACGGCGTTGACCGCGGCCTCGCGCACCGCCATGGAGATCTTCTGACACTCCTCCTCGGAGAAGCCGGCTTTGGCAGCCAACTGTTCCGCCGTTTCCTCGGCGGTGTTGACGCTGTCCAGGGTTGAGTCCAGGGTGTAGGAAACCCGGTTGCCCGTCATCTTGCCGATGTCCGCACCGCCTGATGGATTTTCACCGTGCGCTCGAGCCAGCTGCCTGGCCGGGTGGAGCGTGGTCCGGGGGACGCACCCTCGCGCCGCCCCCTCTTCAGGAATCCGGTAGTTTGCCTTCCGCAAGCCAGGAATGTCAACGAATAGTCCACCCCGTCACACCCCGGGGCGCAGGGACAGGATAGTGCAACCCCCGGCCGAAAGCTACCGTGGGCGGCGGCGGCTTCGGAGAGGCGCCTTCCCGCCGCGCCCCGTGCCTCCGGCAGCACGCCGCGCGACAAGCTGTGGATTCCGCCTGCGGTCTTGGGTATTCTCAGCGCAGTGGCGCTGCTGGCCCTCTCCGAGCTTCTGGGCGCTCCTGTGCAGGATTCCTCCGGAGCCAGCCGCGGGCGTGTGCGCGAGGTGGCGCTGTGCCCGCAGGAGGACCCCGTCCGCGTCGCCAGCTTCATCGTGCGCACGCGCTCCGGCGACCGTCTGCTGGCCTCGGCCAGCGTCGAACTGCTCGATCACCACGGGCTGCGGGCCGCCACCGAGGCCGCCGCGTGGCCCGCCTTCTACGGTTCCACCGAAGGCCTGCTGCTGCTGGAGCGCGACCTGCTCGACCAGCAGATCATCGACGTCCACGGGCGCAAGGTCGTGCGCGTCAACGACGTGGATTTCCTGGAAGAGCAGGTCGACCACCACGTGCAGCTCAAGGTGGGCGAGGTGGACGTGGGCATGCGCGGGGCCATCCGCCGCCTGCTCAAGGGGATCGTCCCGCGCGCTGCCCTGAACGCGCTGGTGGCCAAGCTCCCGCCCCGCACCATCCCCTGGGAGTTCGTGGATCTGATCGAGACCGACCCGGCGCGCCGGGTCAAGCTGAAGATCGCCCACGAGCGCCTGGCCCGGCTGCATCCCGCCGACATCGCCGACATCGTGGAAGAGCTGGCGCCCGCCGAGCGCGAGGCCGTCTTCGAGACCCTGGACGAGGAAGTGGCGGCCGAGGCCCTCGCCGAGGTCGATCCCAAGCTGCAGGTCTCCATCGTCGAGTCCCTGGACTCCGAACGCGCCGCCGACATCGTGGAGGAGATGAACCCCGACGCGGCCGCCGACCTGCTGGCCGACCTGCCCAAGGAGACCACGGAAGAGATCCTGGACGAGATGGCGCCGGCAGAACGCGAGGAGGTGGCGGAGCTGCTGGGCTTCGAGGAAGACACCGCCGCCGGGCGCATGACCACCGACTACCTGGCGCTGCCGCCCCACGCCACCGTCGCCGAGGCCATCGAGCACCTGCGCCACTTCGAGGGCGACGTGGAGAGCCTGAGCTCCATCTTCCTCATCAACGGCCAGGACAAGCTGGTGGGCACGGTGCCCCTGGCGCGCCTGGTGCTGGCTAAGCCCGAGACCCGCCTCTCCACCCTGCAGTCCGAGCCCCTGCTCTCCTGCAACGCCGGCGCCAACGAGAAAGAGGTCTCCGCCCTGTTCGACAAGTACAACCTGGTCACGCTGCCGGTGGTGGACGACCAGGGCCGGTTGACCGGCGTGATCACCGCCGACGACGTGATCAGCCTGCTGCGCGCCAAGCTCTGAAACCCGATCGGGTGATCTGGCGATCGAGTGATCCGGTGATCGAACCCCAGTGGTCGCAGCCGCCTGCCCTTCTTGCGTCTTCGTGCCCGTGGTTCTGAGATGCTTTACCTCTGTGCCCTCCGTGGTTAAGGAAGTTTCGTGAAAATCCTGGCTGGCGGGATTCTGCGTCCCCGTTTATCCTGAGGAGCCTTTCGAATCCCCTCGGGCTCCGCGTGCGCCATGAAGAGACGCCCCAAATGGCTCCGCCACTGGAAGACGCGACTGCTGCTGCTACTGGCAGTGATCGGGCCGGGCTTCATCACCGCCAACGTGGACAACGACGCCGGCGGCATCACCACCTACTCGCAGGCGGGCGCGCAGTTCGGCTACTCCCTGCTGTGGACCATGATCCCGGTCACCCTGGCCCTGATCGTGGTGCAGGAGATGGCCTCGCGCATGGGCGCGGTCACCGGCAAGGGGCTCAGCGACCTCATCCGCGAGGAGTTCGGCTTCCGTATCACCTTCTTCATGATGCTGGGCATCCTGCTCACCAACTTCGGCAACGTGCTGGCGGAATTCTCCGGCATCGCCCTCAGCCTGGAATTGTTCGGCATCCCCAAGTACGCCAGCGTGCCGGTGTGCGCCGTGATCGTGTGGCTGCTGGTGGTGAAGGGCCAGTACAAGAGCGTGGAGAAGGTGTTTCTGGTCGCCTCGTTCGTGTATTTCACCTACATCGTGGCCGGGCTCTTGGCCCATCCCGCCTGGAAGGAGGCGGCCCGGGCCACCATCAACCCACCCCGGCTCTCCAGCTTCGACAACCGCGACTACCTCTACATGGTGCTGGGCGTGGTGGGCACCACCATCGCCCCCTGGATGCAGTTCTACCTGCAGTCCTCGGTGGTGGAGAAAGGGGTCACCAAGAAGACCTACGCCGCCTCCCGGCTGGACGTGGTCATCGGCTGTATCTTCACCGACCTCGTGGCCTGGTTCATCATCGTGGCCTGCGCTGCCACCCTGTTCGTGCATGGCCACCGCGACATCCAGACCGCCGCCGACGCCGCCCAGGCCCTGCGTCCCCTGGCGGGC encodes:
- a CDS encoding tetratricopeptide repeat protein, translating into MTRIFSTVLVLLGLAGAAPALPPRPAAPAPAEMIAAGRIDEAVNLLRARVAASPNDAEGFNLLARAYYAEERWDDAVHAAERSIALQPDNSNYHMWLARADGLKAEHSNFFTAARMVGRIKREFERAVELDGSNVEARSNLAEFYIEAPGFLGGSSDKARIQAQAIASLNPPVSMWVLARLAEKEGDPGEAERFYRAAIEASHGSAPTWIDLASFFRRVKRYDDMEQAIQQALAADHKNGDDLFDAAGLLLRADRNLPLAAQSLRRYLESGRPVESAPLNQAHQLLGAVLEKQGDRPGALAEYRAALALAADYKPAKEGIRRLQP
- a CDS encoding prolipoprotein diacylglyceryl transferase family protein — translated: MRVHSAFSILHSAFLGGSLYPYIHLGPLTLGTYGLMVWLGLVAGFYALQADLRRRRLAGDAYFIILGIAVAGLVGSKLYHDLESPREFLAHPLIFFSNTGFAWFGAVLGGLLALGLFSRHYRIPYLTMLDVCAPAATVGYAIGRLGCLLAGDGDYGVPTSLPWGMSFPNGLVPTTERVHPTPIYECLAWLLIFWLLWREGRRATEIQRPAGLVLSHYLILTGLARFLVEFIRINPRYYLGFGGAGVIAPAHDALLMWSNAQVAGLISVAAGCVLWAAALGFRRRGRRAA
- a CDS encoding TolC family protein, which gives rise to MKALLRSTVWLLTLVCMLAALGRPAAAGDPLPFRRAIELALHHSGDMAIAAADQEAAHQSYLETRNGYLPTIIVGSGVAASYGFPMSLEGAAPSVFNVTTQQYLYNPAVQQFLKAARTDWNASGISVEDRRNQVILETALVYAELDKLSSTLHVLQEQAGSAQRVEQVVSMRVQAGVDNELEITRAKLTAARVRLNLADAESRAAVLRARLAQLTGLPADSIETVTESIPELPAVPAEEVSEKTLDQDPEVRVANERAAAMVFRAKGEHRMLYPSIDLAGQYGLFSKFNNYDQYFKKFQRNNVTFGLEIRFPLFNFSQKARAQAADATALRAQKQAEDVKNRLSVETLKLEGAVKQLAAAREVARLEYTLARADADAVGIRLVAGTATVRDQERARLLENDKYLALLDATFQLDQAQMQLLKTAGKLQEWALTGK
- the hpnJ gene encoding hopanoid biosynthesis associated radical SAM protein HpnJ, which gives rise to MPLKTLFLNPPSFENFDGGASSRWPATREIESYWYPVWLAYPAGMLEGSRLLDAPPHHVSAQETIQIAKDYEFLVLFTSSPGWRGDHKLAEAIKGANPSIKIAFVGPPVTTEPERALKECAAIDFVCRREFDYSVAEFAQGKPLAEILGISYRKNGGIAHNPDRPQLADLDALPDVTDVYRRDLDVRRYNVPFLLYPFVSLYTTRGCPAQCTFCLWPQTLSGHPWRKRSSERVAREMAKAKEYWPYVKEFFFDDDTFNIQKARTIELCEKLKPLKLTWSCTSRVTTDYETLKAMKEAGCRLLIVGYESGDQQILKNIKKGATVERAVQFTKDCKKLGLVVHGDFILGLPGETRETVEKTIRFAKSLDVETIQVSIAHAYPGTELYDFAKKNGFIINEQQMVDEGGHQLAHIEYPGLPREEIMEAVHRFYDEYYFRPKAVFRIVRKAVFDSTERKRLYKEAKAFLALRSQRKRYVKDRRAQTGPPAAPPSGPADDSVRDHTAEAVEV